Proteins from a genomic interval of Zingiber officinale cultivar Zhangliang chromosome 2A, Zo_v1.1, whole genome shotgun sequence:
- the LOC122040559 gene encoding CTL-like protein DDB_G0274487 isoform X2 produces MGAAVTEAMEPPSGGKEEKLGGGEKSVGGERKKEVVMVDSSPGETKVSRLQTQHPVAPIHVAPHPAATAATASAGFQPAPTPPQVVSLASLNSRAYTNRISLLLFVFHLLVAAAAVCFFCYKGVQGLLDFGSPRARRERHVLKFWIPPIEGASVLSIILAFVWQKTVRLYPTVMVHIILWASFFATMAAGILLLCFSLPATDGLGVALIAFSIGAGLYTCWVTRRVAFTGKIFAQALKPVAKFPDVNGPAYLMMGVGFLWILVWCFSIIGALNFYYPPLTILALVLSLAWTAEVMRNVANLTVSRVIALYYLRGMQSNTQFSFQRATTINLGSACLGSLFVPSIEALRIIARGLNLLEGEDEFLFSCAHCCLRVMESVFRYGNSWAFVHIAAYGKGFVEASMSTWGLFERNKMEELVDSDITSAVCFLTGVTSGALSLIFAASWTFSSHKHYTATVSLLAFFVGYLMTRIGMALPHACVACYYVCYAENPTSRLFDSTIPERLNQIDREGNVATPRFPRRPPTA; encoded by the exons ATGGGCGCTGCCGTGACG GAGGCGATGGAACCGCCCTCCGGAGGAAAGGAGGAGAAGCTCGGCGGAGGAGAGAAATCGGTTGGAGGAGAGCGGAAGAAGGAAGTGGTGATGGTGGATTCGTCGCCGGGGGAGACGAAGGTGTCCAGGTTGCAGACGCAGCACCCAGTGGCTCCCATCCATGTCGCCCCGCACCCCGCCGCCACAGCGGCCACCGCCTCCGCCGGCTTCCAACCCGCCCCAACCCCACCGCAG GTCGTCAGCCTGGCCTCGCTGAACTCCAGGGCGTACACCAATCGGATTTCGCTGCTGCTCTTCGTGTTCCACCTCCTGGTGGCCGCCGCCGCCGTGTGCTTCTTCTGCTACAAGGGAGTCCAGGGCTTGCTCGACTTCGGATCTCCCAGGGCTCGACGGGAGAGGCATGTGCTCAAGTTCTGGATTCCGCCCATCGAGGGCGCCTCCGtcctcagcatcatcctcgccttCGTCTGGCAGAAAACGGTGCGGTTGTATCCTACCGTCATGGTCCACATCATCCTCTGGGCCAGCTTCTTCGCCACCATGGCTGCCGGAATCCTCCTCCTTTGCTTCTCCCTCCCGGCCACAGACGGGCTCGGCGTCGCCCTCATCGCCTTCTCAATCGGCGCCGGCCTCTACACCTGCTGGGTCACTCGCCGTGTCGCATTCACGGGGAAGATCTTCGCCCAGGCGCTGAAGCCGGTGGCCAAATTCCCGGACGTGAACGGCCCGGCCTACCTCATGATGGGCGTCGGCTTCCTCTGGATCTTGGTGTGGTGCTTTTCCATCATCGGAGCCCTCAATTTCTACTACCCGCCCCTGACCATCCTCGCCCTGGTGCTCAGCCTGGCTTGGACGGCCGAGGTGATGCGCAATGTGGCTAATTTGACGGTTAGCCGAGTGATCGCCCTGTATTACCTCAGGGGAATGCAGTCGAACACCCAGTTCAGCTTCCAGCGCGCCACCACCATCAATCTCGGCAGCGCCTGCCTCGGCTCGCTCTTCGTCCCCTCCATCGAGGCGCTCAGGATCATCGCCCGCGGCCTCAACTTGCTGGAGGGAGAGGACGAGTTCTTGTTCTCCTGCGCTCACTGCTGCCTCAGAGTCATGGAATCCGTCTTCCGCTACGGGAACAGCTGGGCCTTCGTCCAT ATCGCAGCATACGGAAAGGGGTTCGTGGAGGCGTCGATGAGCACTTGGGGGCTATTCGAGCGGAACAAGATGGAAGAGCTGGTCGACTCCGACATCACCTCCGCCGTCTGCTTTCTGACTGGGGTGACCAGCGGCGCACTCTCCCTCATCTTCGCCGCGTCCTGGACCTTCTCCTCCCACAAGCACTACACGGCCACCGTCTCCCTCCTCGCCTTCTTCGTCGGCTATCTCATG ACGCGGATCGGCATGGCGCTGCCGCACGCGTGCGTGGCGTGCTACTACGTCTGCTACGCCGAGAACCCGACCTCGCGACTGTTCGACTCCACCATCCCGGAGCGGCTGAACCAGATCGACCGCGAGGGCAACGTAGCCACGCCTCGGTTCCCCCGGCGCCCCCCTACCGCTTGA
- the LOC122040559 gene encoding CTL-like protein DDB_G0274487 isoform X1: protein MGAAVTEAMEPPSGGKEEKLGGGEKSVGGERKKEVVMVDSSPGETKVSRLQTQHPVAPIHVAPHPAATAATASAGFQPAPTPPQVVSLASLNSRAYTNRISLLLFVFHLLVAAAAVCFFCYKGVQGLLDFGSPRARRERHVLKFWIPPIEGASVLSIILAFVWQKTVRLYPTVMVHIILWASFFATMAAGILLLCFSLPATDGLGVALIAFSIGAGLYTCWVTRRVAFTGKIFAQALKPVAKFPDVNGPAYLMMGVGFLWILVWCFSIIGALNFYYPPLTILALVLSLAWTAEVMRNVANLTVSRVIALYYLRGMQSNTQFSFQRATTINLGSACLGSLFVPSIEALRIIARGLNLLEGEDEFLFSCAHCCLRVMESVFRYGNSWAFVHIAAYGKGFVEASMSTWGLFERNKMEELVDSDITSAVCFLTGVTSGALSLIFAASWTFSSHKHYTATVSLLAFFVGYLMVSSSLSLTLTLTHSRLQRESLTQPPNPFPADADRHGAAARVRGVLLRLLRREPDLATVRLHHPGAAEPDRPRGQRSHASVPPAPPYRLTPARPPALPPARRRTMAAPADKSIAASRRRRKETPARQVFVYLSQLKKTRQLGYEGEGAES from the exons ATGGGCGCTGCCGTGACG GAGGCGATGGAACCGCCCTCCGGAGGAAAGGAGGAGAAGCTCGGCGGAGGAGAGAAATCGGTTGGAGGAGAGCGGAAGAAGGAAGTGGTGATGGTGGATTCGTCGCCGGGGGAGACGAAGGTGTCCAGGTTGCAGACGCAGCACCCAGTGGCTCCCATCCATGTCGCCCCGCACCCCGCCGCCACAGCGGCCACCGCCTCCGCCGGCTTCCAACCCGCCCCAACCCCACCGCAG GTCGTCAGCCTGGCCTCGCTGAACTCCAGGGCGTACACCAATCGGATTTCGCTGCTGCTCTTCGTGTTCCACCTCCTGGTGGCCGCCGCCGCCGTGTGCTTCTTCTGCTACAAGGGAGTCCAGGGCTTGCTCGACTTCGGATCTCCCAGGGCTCGACGGGAGAGGCATGTGCTCAAGTTCTGGATTCCGCCCATCGAGGGCGCCTCCGtcctcagcatcatcctcgccttCGTCTGGCAGAAAACGGTGCGGTTGTATCCTACCGTCATGGTCCACATCATCCTCTGGGCCAGCTTCTTCGCCACCATGGCTGCCGGAATCCTCCTCCTTTGCTTCTCCCTCCCGGCCACAGACGGGCTCGGCGTCGCCCTCATCGCCTTCTCAATCGGCGCCGGCCTCTACACCTGCTGGGTCACTCGCCGTGTCGCATTCACGGGGAAGATCTTCGCCCAGGCGCTGAAGCCGGTGGCCAAATTCCCGGACGTGAACGGCCCGGCCTACCTCATGATGGGCGTCGGCTTCCTCTGGATCTTGGTGTGGTGCTTTTCCATCATCGGAGCCCTCAATTTCTACTACCCGCCCCTGACCATCCTCGCCCTGGTGCTCAGCCTGGCTTGGACGGCCGAGGTGATGCGCAATGTGGCTAATTTGACGGTTAGCCGAGTGATCGCCCTGTATTACCTCAGGGGAATGCAGTCGAACACCCAGTTCAGCTTCCAGCGCGCCACCACCATCAATCTCGGCAGCGCCTGCCTCGGCTCGCTCTTCGTCCCCTCCATCGAGGCGCTCAGGATCATCGCCCGCGGCCTCAACTTGCTGGAGGGAGAGGACGAGTTCTTGTTCTCCTGCGCTCACTGCTGCCTCAGAGTCATGGAATCCGTCTTCCGCTACGGGAACAGCTGGGCCTTCGTCCAT ATCGCAGCATACGGAAAGGGGTTCGTGGAGGCGTCGATGAGCACTTGGGGGCTATTCGAGCGGAACAAGATGGAAGAGCTGGTCGACTCCGACATCACCTCCGCCGTCTGCTTTCTGACTGGGGTGACCAGCGGCGCACTCTCCCTCATCTTCGCCGCGTCCTGGACCTTCTCCTCCCACAAGCACTACACGGCCACCGTCTCCCTCCTCGCCTTCTTCGTCGGCTATCTCATGGTCagttcctctctctctctcactctcacTCTCACACACTCCAGACTCCAGAGGGAATCACTCACCCAACCCCCAAATCCCTTTCCCGCAGACGCGGATCGGCATGGCGCTGCCGCACGCGTGCGTGGCGTGCTACTACGTCTGCTACGCCGAGAACCCGACCTCGCGACTGTTCGACTCCACCATCCCGGAGCGGCTGAACCAGATCGACCGCGAGGGCAACGTAGCCACGCCTCGGTTCCCCCGGCGCCCCCCTACCGCTTGACGCCCGCCCGCCCTCCCGCCCTCCCGCCCGCCCGCCGCCGCACAATGGCTGCTCCTGCAGACAAATCAATCGCCGCCTCGCGACGGCGACGGAAGGAGACGCCCGCACGCCAAGTGTTTGTATATTTGTCTCAATTAAAAAAGACCCGACAGCTGGGCTACGAGGGGGAAGGAGCGGAGTCTTGA